AAAACCCCAGTGGAAGGTTTGCTATAACGTTCACCATATCGCTAGTGCGTTTCCCTGTTAACACTGCCCTGACATCGCGTTTCTCAGTGCAGTTTAGTTTTCAAGGACATCACGTCGTACCTTTCGGACTGCCAGCTTTGCCTGACAGATCTTGCTCCGCTGCAGGTTTCACGGCTTGCTGCTCCGGCAGCGGTGACGAAGCTGCCGTACAGTATGCGCTGAACACGTTCTGCGAATGTTGTTCTGGACATGGCGATggcactgcggcagctgaactgcCTTTCACTTCGGCCGTGGCCGTCGAGTTCCGCTGTTCCTCTTCTCCCGGCAGACTCTGCGCGTGTTGAAGCAGCGACGTTTGTGGCGGGCAGAAGGAGGCCTCTTGACTCAGCGGCGACGACGGTGAGTTCTCGACCGAGACCGTCGAGGCTTGTCTGCGTTTAGGTTCGTCGGGAGGCTGTTGTGATGATGAGGAGGCTGCAGCCACTGGCTGCTTGGGTGGGGTGTTGCCGTAATCTCTACGGCGAACGCGTCGAAGCGATGGTTTGGATGCTGACCGCATCCGCGACCGCGACTCGCCGGAAGCCTTCCGAGAGGCTCCTTGCGAGGCAG
This Dermacentor silvarum isolate Dsil-2018 chromosome 6, BIME_Dsil_1.4, whole genome shotgun sequence DNA region includes the following protein-coding sequences:
- the LOC125946340 gene encoding AT-rich interactive domain-containing protein 1A-like, which gives rise to MSEAEKASSVRPSTSQEENREDPASQGASRKASGESRSRMRSASKPSLRRVRRRDYGNTPPKQPVAAASSSSQQPPDEPKRRQASTVSVENSPSSPLSQEASFCPPQTSLLQHAQSLPGEEEQRNSTATAEVKGSSAAAVPSPCPEQHSQNVFSAYCTAASSPLPEQQAVKPAAEQDLSGKAGSPKVPDDSVLKTAPLSTSVLGKLNSTNVSPFSSGNPSPMVHSFWSMFSSNEYRPDLM